From Aedes albopictus strain Foshan chromosome 1, AalbF5, whole genome shotgun sequence, one genomic window encodes:
- the LOC134285673 gene encoding uncharacterized protein LOC134285673 isoform X1, with protein MGWNCVAVLALLVVLVEFYETGAEDPMASVMVNPRKVINHIAREFVCFSAKPRSVFEDSLNPVSETTFQMAKKLSPMYMKVYGDSSQLELQMDGFVVKEDDSELVQITPNGWRAFDRWAQEAGLVPVFVLDYGEHSWKPRNALKVLTVANKLGITNCLWQLGVGKEVWCTQSRGAVLNKKFFLGNITNAVKYIEDLRAFRAITKAFKYKGIVACDVDPLTVGVDQTRYFNLNVDELADAVSVIYNPSVANSRLKEFVLQRESYVKGPARSHLPIWLDARATPTATSSGESCDEHCLWSGLHYATLLGDAARNGFNTVFKELSRQEVKSYSLAYLIALLHKSTVGTKVFEVPQITEHDVQIYAYCSRVGNGSLTLMAVNHHSEDFEFDIKLTSKQHSAEVLQYVVTVVDGRILLNDEAFDFKAHLEPSAKVRPILKGLQLNIPSLAIAFWVVPNLNLRECFDDYQDLRTKVSRSVTVVENSVDQLLQELIAERAGQQDITQMHRRKRSVDVEPVMEDDARQLQDAKPKRGLKAKVKREPRQTLNYRLKERSTRMKEKRAERRQLKQQRRPLRERGKRQSRKRQRCANPSKLNAKKKTKRSSLAEAVNHPPVFGESYEEQVNRSSFPQGDVHLVISKGKEEEELSIEEAPIRQSRKKYRKKKTSKGMSSSEKDLRFVVPEVAYIRDQPMPRPELEVAESVHRQILLNDPEEATKQPKVYSINRELMEVSEIQEAIKTGVPIVKRQDGESDGSSLRDETEGEEGEEGVEGDEGQVEYDEQATDDGEGGVEEEENPEESNESLPDHSLGASPELGQSLGLSDEDMSEDSSEAYVEQMYRRRRRKRSVELESAHEEAFLLPSVNSTNLEQKFVEVFNQLMKSFNFGGASKENTAQEEQGQQRSKRNALLHPRSWESRERTNALHQQRTSTESRENMISTEQMREVQQIRDELAASRVDERSTTEVSERNTTTSSQEESDRPGLLMMRTVSQLVKSVSTEISRVLSMFTSKNKKQKDI; from the exons ATGGGGTGGAATTGTGTGGCGGTGCTTGCACTGCTAGTGGTGCTGGTGGAGTTCTACGAAACCGGCGCAGAAGATCCGATGGCCAGTGTGATGGTGAACCCGCGGAAAGTGATCAACCACATTGCCAGGGAATTTGTGTGTTTTTCGGCGAAACCGCGCAGTGTGTTTGAGGATTCGCTGAATCCGGTCAGTGAGACGACCTTCCAGATGGCGAAGAAGTTGAGTCCGATGTACATGAAGGTTTACGGCGATTCGAGCCAGTTGGAGCTGCAGATGGATGGGTTCGTGGTGAAAGAGGACGATTCGGAGCTGGTGCAGATTACGCCGAATGGGTGGCGAGCGTTTGACAGGTGGGCGCAGGAAGCTGGGCTGGTACCGGTGTTCGTGTTGGACTACGGTGAACACAGCTGGAAGCCGAGAAATGCGCTGAAAGTGTTGACGGTGGCGAATAAGCTGGGGATTACGAACTGCTTGTGGCAGTTGGGAGTTGGTAAGGAAGTTTGGTGTACTCAGAGCAGAGGGGCTGTTCTTaacaagaagttttttttaggaaacatcACAAATGCTGTGAAGTACATCGAAGATCTTCGGGCGTTCAGGGCAATTACCAAGGCGTTCAAGTATAAAGGAATCGTTGCTTGCGATGTAGACCCGTTGACAGTGGGAGTTGACCAGACCCGTTATTTCAATCTAAACGTTGATGAACTTGCAGACGCCGTATCAGTTATCTA TAACCCATCTGTAGCCAACAGTCGCCTGAAGGAGTTTGTTCTGCAACGGGAGTCATACGTCAAGGGTCCCGCTCGTTCTCACCTTCCAATATGGTTGGACGCGAGGGCAACACCGACTGCTACTTCGTCTGGCGAGAGTTGCGACGAACATTGTCTATGGAGTGGCCTTCACTACGCGACGCTTCTAGGAGACGCTGCCCGCAATGGATTCAACACAGTTTTCAAAGAACTATCGCGCCAAGAAGTTAAATCGTACAGTTTGGCATATCTCATCGCTCTGCTGCACAAGTCGACGGTTGGAACAAAAGTATTCGAAGTGCCTCAAATCACTGAGCATGACGTTCAAATCTACGCGTACTGCAGCCGCGTCGGAAACGGCTCTCTCACCCTCATGGCCGTCAACCACCACTCAGAGGACTTCGAATTCGACATCAAGCTAACATCGAAGCAGCACTCCGCGGAAGTTCTTCAATACGTGGTAACCGTTGTCGACGGACGAATTCTACTAAACGACGAGGCTTTCGACTTCAAAGCTCACTTGGAACCTTCCGCCAAGGTTCGACCGATACTCAAAGGGCTACAGTTGAACATCCCATCGCTAGCAATCGCCTTCTGGGTTGTCCCAAATCTGAACTTGCGGGAGTGCTTTGACGATTACCAAGACCTCCGAACGAAGGTGTCGCGAAGCGTTACAGTGGTGGAAAATTCGGTGGATCAATTGCTGCAGGAGTTGATTGCGGAACGCGCAGGACAGCAGGACATCACCCAGATGCACCGCCGTAAGCGATCGGTGGATGTAGAACCAGTGATGGAGGATGATGCAAGGCAGCTtcaggacgccaagccaaagcGCGGACTGAAAGCGAAAGTAAAACGGGAACCAAGGCAAACCTTGAACTATCGGTTGAAGGAGCGCTCGACACGGATGAAGGAGAAACGGGCGGAGCGTAGACAGCTCAAGCAACAGCGACGGCCACTGAGGGAGCGAGGCAAACGGCAGTCTCGGAAGCGTCAACGATGTGCCAATCCTTCGAAGCTCAACGCAAAGAAGAAGACGAAGCGTTCGTCGCTGGCAGAGGCAGTGAACCACCCTCCCGTGTTTGGCGAAAGCTACGAAGAGCAGGTAAACCGATCAAGCTTTCCTCAAGGAGACGTTCATCTGGTGATTTCCAAGGGGAAAGAAGAGGAGGAACTATCGATCGAAGAAGCACCAATCAGACAAAGTCGGAAAAAGTATCGCAAGAAGAAAACTTCAAAGGGGATGTCATCTTCGGAAAAGGATTTGAGATTCGTCGTGCCGGAGGTCGCGTATATACGAGATCAGCCAATGCCACGGCCAGAGTTGGAAGTGGCGGAGTCCGTTCACCGACAAATACTACTGAACGATCCGGAAGAAGCGACCAAGCAGCCAAAAGTTTACTCAATCAATCGAGAGCTTATGGAGGTGAGTGAGATACAAGAAGCCATCAAAACTGGCGTTCCGATAGTGAAACGACAGGATGGAGAATCGGATGGCAGTAGCTTGCGTGACGAAACTGAAGGAGAGGAAGGAGAGGAAGGGGTGGAAGGAGATGAAGGACAGGTGGAGTACGACGAACAAGCCACGGATGATGGAGAAGGTGGTGTAGAGGAGGAAGAGAATCCCGAAGAAAGCAACGAAAGTTTACCAGATCATTCGTTGGGAGCATCGCCGGAACTGGGTCAATCGTTGGGATTGTCCGACGAGGACATGAGCGAAGATTCGTCGGAAGCTTACGTTGAGCAGATGTATCGTCGTCGCCGTCGGAAACGTTCTGTAGAGCTGGAATCGGCGCATGAAGAAGCCTTCCTACTTCCTTCAGTGAACAGTACAAACTTGGAGCAAAAGTTTGTCGAAGTATTTAACCAGCTAATGAAGTCGTTCAACTTTGGAGGGGCCTCCAAGGAAAATACGGCTCAGGAGGAGCAAGGACAGCAACGATCGAAGCGTAACGCCCTGTTACATCCACGATCGTGGGAGTCCCGAGAGCGTACCAATGCGCTGCATCAACAGCGAACATCCACAGAGTCACGCGAGAACATGATTTCCACCGAGCAGATGAGGGAAGTTCAGCAGATTCGCGATGAGTTGGCAGCTAGTAGGGTTGACGAACGAAGTACAACCGAAGTTAGCGAAAGGAATACGACGACTTCGAGTCAGGAGGAATCTGATCGACCCGGATTACTGATGATGCGAACCGTGTCTCAGCTCGTCAAAAGTGTGTCTACCGAGATAAGTCGCGTTCTTTCGATGTTTACGTCGAAGAACAAAAAGCAGAAGGATATTTAG
- the LOC134285673 gene encoding uncharacterized protein LOC134285673 isoform X2 has translation MGWNCVAVLALLVVLVEFYETGAEDPMASVMVNPRKVINHIAREFVCFSAKPRSVFEDSLNPVSETTFQMAKKLSPMYMKVYGDSSQLELQMDGFVVKEDDSELVQITPNGWRAFDRWAQEAGLVPVFVLDYGEHSWKPRNALKVLTVANKLGITNCLWQLGVGNITNAVKYIEDLRAFRAITKAFKYKGIVACDVDPLTVGVDQTRYFNLNVDELADAVSVIYNPSVANSRLKEFVLQRESYVKGPARSHLPIWLDARATPTATSSGESCDEHCLWSGLHYATLLGDAARNGFNTVFKELSRQEVKSYSLAYLIALLHKSTVGTKVFEVPQITEHDVQIYAYCSRVGNGSLTLMAVNHHSEDFEFDIKLTSKQHSAEVLQYVVTVVDGRILLNDEAFDFKAHLEPSAKVRPILKGLQLNIPSLAIAFWVVPNLNLRECFDDYQDLRTKVSRSVTVVENSVDQLLQELIAERAGQQDITQMHRRKRSVDVEPVMEDDARQLQDAKPKRGLKAKVKREPRQTLNYRLKERSTRMKEKRAERRQLKQQRRPLRERGKRQSRKRQRCANPSKLNAKKKTKRSSLAEAVNHPPVFGESYEEQVNRSSFPQGDVHLVISKGKEEEELSIEEAPIRQSRKKYRKKKTSKGMSSSEKDLRFVVPEVAYIRDQPMPRPELEVAESVHRQILLNDPEEATKQPKVYSINRELMEVSEIQEAIKTGVPIVKRQDGESDGSSLRDETEGEEGEEGVEGDEGQVEYDEQATDDGEGGVEEEENPEESNESLPDHSLGASPELGQSLGLSDEDMSEDSSEAYVEQMYRRRRRKRSVELESAHEEAFLLPSVNSTNLEQKFVEVFNQLMKSFNFGGASKENTAQEEQGQQRSKRNALLHPRSWESRERTNALHQQRTSTESRENMISTEQMREVQQIRDELAASRVDERSTTEVSERNTTTSSQEESDRPGLLMMRTVSQLVKSVSTEISRVLSMFTSKNKKQKDI, from the exons ATGGGGTGGAATTGTGTGGCGGTGCTTGCACTGCTAGTGGTGCTGGTGGAGTTCTACGAAACCGGCGCAGAAGATCCGATGGCCAGTGTGATGGTGAACCCGCGGAAAGTGATCAACCACATTGCCAGGGAATTTGTGTGTTTTTCGGCGAAACCGCGCAGTGTGTTTGAGGATTCGCTGAATCCGGTCAGTGAGACGACCTTCCAGATGGCGAAGAAGTTGAGTCCGATGTACATGAAGGTTTACGGCGATTCGAGCCAGTTGGAGCTGCAGATGGATGGGTTCGTGGTGAAAGAGGACGATTCGGAGCTGGTGCAGATTACGCCGAATGGGTGGCGAGCGTTTGACAGGTGGGCGCAGGAAGCTGGGCTGGTACCGGTGTTCGTGTTGGACTACGGTGAACACAGCTGGAAGCCGAGAAATGCGCTGAAAGTGTTGACGGTGGCGAATAAGCTGGGGATTACGAACTGCTTGTGGCAGTTGGGAGTTG gaaacatcACAAATGCTGTGAAGTACATCGAAGATCTTCGGGCGTTCAGGGCAATTACCAAGGCGTTCAAGTATAAAGGAATCGTTGCTTGCGATGTAGACCCGTTGACAGTGGGAGTTGACCAGACCCGTTATTTCAATCTAAACGTTGATGAACTTGCAGACGCCGTATCAGTTATCTA TAACCCATCTGTAGCCAACAGTCGCCTGAAGGAGTTTGTTCTGCAACGGGAGTCATACGTCAAGGGTCCCGCTCGTTCTCACCTTCCAATATGGTTGGACGCGAGGGCAACACCGACTGCTACTTCGTCTGGCGAGAGTTGCGACGAACATTGTCTATGGAGTGGCCTTCACTACGCGACGCTTCTAGGAGACGCTGCCCGCAATGGATTCAACACAGTTTTCAAAGAACTATCGCGCCAAGAAGTTAAATCGTACAGTTTGGCATATCTCATCGCTCTGCTGCACAAGTCGACGGTTGGAACAAAAGTATTCGAAGTGCCTCAAATCACTGAGCATGACGTTCAAATCTACGCGTACTGCAGCCGCGTCGGAAACGGCTCTCTCACCCTCATGGCCGTCAACCACCACTCAGAGGACTTCGAATTCGACATCAAGCTAACATCGAAGCAGCACTCCGCGGAAGTTCTTCAATACGTGGTAACCGTTGTCGACGGACGAATTCTACTAAACGACGAGGCTTTCGACTTCAAAGCTCACTTGGAACCTTCCGCCAAGGTTCGACCGATACTCAAAGGGCTACAGTTGAACATCCCATCGCTAGCAATCGCCTTCTGGGTTGTCCCAAATCTGAACTTGCGGGAGTGCTTTGACGATTACCAAGACCTCCGAACGAAGGTGTCGCGAAGCGTTACAGTGGTGGAAAATTCGGTGGATCAATTGCTGCAGGAGTTGATTGCGGAACGCGCAGGACAGCAGGACATCACCCAGATGCACCGCCGTAAGCGATCGGTGGATGTAGAACCAGTGATGGAGGATGATGCAAGGCAGCTtcaggacgccaagccaaagcGCGGACTGAAAGCGAAAGTAAAACGGGAACCAAGGCAAACCTTGAACTATCGGTTGAAGGAGCGCTCGACACGGATGAAGGAGAAACGGGCGGAGCGTAGACAGCTCAAGCAACAGCGACGGCCACTGAGGGAGCGAGGCAAACGGCAGTCTCGGAAGCGTCAACGATGTGCCAATCCTTCGAAGCTCAACGCAAAGAAGAAGACGAAGCGTTCGTCGCTGGCAGAGGCAGTGAACCACCCTCCCGTGTTTGGCGAAAGCTACGAAGAGCAGGTAAACCGATCAAGCTTTCCTCAAGGAGACGTTCATCTGGTGATTTCCAAGGGGAAAGAAGAGGAGGAACTATCGATCGAAGAAGCACCAATCAGACAAAGTCGGAAAAAGTATCGCAAGAAGAAAACTTCAAAGGGGATGTCATCTTCGGAAAAGGATTTGAGATTCGTCGTGCCGGAGGTCGCGTATATACGAGATCAGCCAATGCCACGGCCAGAGTTGGAAGTGGCGGAGTCCGTTCACCGACAAATACTACTGAACGATCCGGAAGAAGCGACCAAGCAGCCAAAAGTTTACTCAATCAATCGAGAGCTTATGGAGGTGAGTGAGATACAAGAAGCCATCAAAACTGGCGTTCCGATAGTGAAACGACAGGATGGAGAATCGGATGGCAGTAGCTTGCGTGACGAAACTGAAGGAGAGGAAGGAGAGGAAGGGGTGGAAGGAGATGAAGGACAGGTGGAGTACGACGAACAAGCCACGGATGATGGAGAAGGTGGTGTAGAGGAGGAAGAGAATCCCGAAGAAAGCAACGAAAGTTTACCAGATCATTCGTTGGGAGCATCGCCGGAACTGGGTCAATCGTTGGGATTGTCCGACGAGGACATGAGCGAAGATTCGTCGGAAGCTTACGTTGAGCAGATGTATCGTCGTCGCCGTCGGAAACGTTCTGTAGAGCTGGAATCGGCGCATGAAGAAGCCTTCCTACTTCCTTCAGTGAACAGTACAAACTTGGAGCAAAAGTTTGTCGAAGTATTTAACCAGCTAATGAAGTCGTTCAACTTTGGAGGGGCCTCCAAGGAAAATACGGCTCAGGAGGAGCAAGGACAGCAACGATCGAAGCGTAACGCCCTGTTACATCCACGATCGTGGGAGTCCCGAGAGCGTACCAATGCGCTGCATCAACAGCGAACATCCACAGAGTCACGCGAGAACATGATTTCCACCGAGCAGATGAGGGAAGTTCAGCAGATTCGCGATGAGTTGGCAGCTAGTAGGGTTGACGAACGAAGTACAACCGAAGTTAGCGAAAGGAATACGACGACTTCGAGTCAGGAGGAATCTGATCGACCCGGATTACTGATGATGCGAACCGTGTCTCAGCTCGTCAAAAGTGTGTCTACCGAGATAAGTCGCGTTCTTTCGATGTTTACGTCGAAGAACAAAAAGCAGAAGGATATTTAG
- the LOC134285675 gene encoding cytochrome P450 9e2-like: MEAFLLITSLLGALVLLYRYATAFADYFDRRGIRYRKPTFLLGNFGPILFQRATPVANLTELYREFESEKVYGFYEFRRPTIILRDLRVVKQVFIKDFDHFTNHMAPVDEKMDSILGNGLISLQGGKWREMRAMLSPMFTGNKIRVMVPLVGKCAEDLCRFVEKEREDVEWDVRELLAKCLVEVIGSCAFGIEVDSFNDPENEFDRAAKYLMSQSDIRKVARFLLVMVLPKICKAFGMELFDEKYKRLFRRLVSETMLNREKDGISRPDLIQLLLLARRGKLEDDKDITEESYAAAEDHYNAETGTGRRTWSDDELTAQAVIFFAAGFDTTSTLLSFTLMELALHPEIQERLFEEINTLDRPYSEITYEQIQSLEYLDAVISESLRKWPPLPATDRKCTKDYTMTNPDDGSPMFSIEQDYSVWVPIYCFHHDPQYFPNPEMFNPDRFDRNTRQQITQAAYMPFGVGPRNCIGSRFALMSAKMILFRLLRSFRVEVCPKTDTTLQLSKTKMNMTLEKGHWVYLKRRA, encoded by the exons ATGGAAGCGTTCCTCCTGATAACCTCCCTGTTGGGAGCCCTAGTTCTCCTGTACCGGTACGCCACCGCTTTCGCCGATTACTTTGACCGGCGAGGTATCCGGTACCGGAAGCCGACCTTCCTGTTGGGCAATTTCGGCCCAATACTGTTCCAGCGGGCCACCCCGGTTGCGAACCTGACCGAACTGTACCGGGAGTTCGAAAGCGAGAAAGTGTACGGATTCTACGAATTCCGAAGGCCGACGATTATACTGCGCGATTTGCGGGTTGTGAAGCAGGTGTTCATTAAGGATTTCGATCACTTTACGAACCATATGGCGCCGGTTGATGAGAAGATGGATTCGATTCTGGGTAATGGGTTGATTTCGCTGCAGGGCGGGAAGTGGCGGGAAATGAGAGCGATGTTGAGTCCAATGTTTACCGGGAATAAGATACGGGTGATGGTGCCACTGGTGGGGAAGTGCGCGGAAGATCTGTGTCGGTTTGTGGAAAAGGAGAGGGAAGATGTGGAATGGGATGTGAGAGAGCTGCTGGCGAAGTGTCTGGTGGAAGTGATTGGATCGTGTGCGTTCGGGATCGAGGTGGATTCGTTCAACGATCCGGAAAACGAGTTCGACCGGGCGGCGAAGTATCTGATGAGTCAGTCGGATATCAGGAAGGTGGCGAGGTTTCTGTTGGTAATGGTGCTGCCGAAGATTTGCAAAGCTTTTGGGATGGAACTGTTCGATGAGAAGTACAAGAGGTTGTTCCGTAGATTGGTAAGTGAAACGATGTTGAACCGGGAGAAAGACGGGATCAGTCGACCGGATTTAATTCAGTTGCTATTGTTGGCCCGACGCGGAAAACTGGAAGATGACAAGGATATAACGGAAGAATCGTATGCAGCGGCGGAGGACCACTACAACGCTGAGACTGGTACGGGGAGAAGAACTTGGAGTGACGACGAGTTGACAGCCCAGGCCGTGATATTCTTCGCAGCAGGTTTTGATACCACATCGACGCTTCTCAGCTTTACACTGATGGAGCTTGCCCTGCACCCGGAGATTCAGGAGCGGTTATTCGAGGAAATCAATACGTTAGATCGTCCATACTCAGAAATTACTTACGAACAAATTCAAAGCCTTGAATACCTGGATGCAGTGATATCAGAATCGTTGAGGAAGTGGCCTCCGCTACCCGCAACAGATCGAAAATGTACGAAggac TACACCATGACCAATCCAGATGACGGCAGTCCCATGTTTTCAATAGAACAAGACTACTCGGTGTGGGTTCCAATTTACTGCTTTCACCATGATCCACAGTATTTCCCAAACCCAGAAATGTTCAACCCCGACCGGTTCGATCGCAACACTCGCCAACAAATTACTCAAGCAGCCTACATGCCATTTGGTGTCGGACCTCGTAACTGTATTGGATCTCGCTTCGCGTTGATGTCTGCCAAGATGATACTTTTCCGGCTGCTACGCAGCTTCCGCGTGGAAGTCTGCCCGAAAACCGATACGACGCTACAGCTGTCCAAGACGAAGATGAACATGACGTTGGAGAAAGGTCACTGGGTTTACTTGAAACGAAGAGCTTGA